A genomic window from Fibrobacterota bacterium includes:
- a CDS encoding S8 family serine peptidase, giving the protein MSPTVAARTEFRDIGGPVGAGAMSRPNPEVQMNSLQRRTRAARAAMGGLLLAATGSVAMAQDFQMDFGRHKRMVKGGQKAGISQASHGRYWLVARTGEGVRISEMADSAGLKVIGAHRDREMTVYQVELSGAPASALAKLRKFPEFFAFEPMFETEKWNGELQADHQERKGRRNRGDARQPIDPMRDTVRVVVSHSLPADADVMAWAASKGLFECSMGGKLALECSLPWDRIEALAADPMVRRIHRKHKGGPLNDIGRASMNMAPLQFGSSSAGFLDTLTPFTSSWNLGARHTGQGVVVGVFDGGVRDLHPDLRISPAIDRRAPLADPFVTTYASPDHGTHVAGTILGNGQMSQLDGGRPYQWRGVAPLAQLYSFRPDATPRQVDVGNFSWVVMGTTGEYTPEGGRFDNLMANHALGARPIYAFAAGNNGEAPQSSLGYGWERGYFSILTHPKNGIKVGAYDGRTGQLASFSSLGPTRDGRIGPDVVAHGVNVYSTSIISAPVIGDPGVPNGFAAPSGIVKTPLPDGDTAIYKFMSGTSMATPHVTGLLALMVEQWGRVHGKGHADHMWNSTARAILIHTARDMVRQNPVSGANNPDFHATAIDKSVPLSTVYGIGPDWATGYGSVDAARAIEFTGSNRVLEQVATQGTNRTFQVVIPAGTAKFRATLAWDDPGSETYSGIWQKALLNDLDLFLTSPSGAVFRPWVLDASILNDSLPSSSTDGGIDSKVTLEKVQNNPARAGIDSLNNVEVVDLTSPEAGTWTITVRPRSLVMDQNPSLAGTNQDFSLVTDIATGAPAGFIDLDIGITGGSRVQTGNVHTIRSAGNDIWNLTDQFHFAYQTLSGDGSFTAKVTSLSLVSGSLDPWAKAGVMIREKLNGGSRHAMMEVTAANGALFQYRQTENGGCGNTIQSGLKAPYWVRIVRVKDTLTGFLSPDGSTWSQIAGSRVVLPGLPTQLFAGMAVTAHTNNGSVVQGTFDLTPPPVVLPPAPTNLVAVAGSGQISLSWSAVAGATSYLVRRWGSDPIQKITVYNGSSPSFVNTGLTNGVLYNYDVATTNANGTGTPSVPVSAVVGVQLPGTPTGLAAVAGNGQVSLSWNAVSGATAYTLHRWTTDSNVRVPVYTGSTPSFSNTGLTNGTTYRYQVMASNTTGGNALSAAVAATPAASQAWTETDIATWGGSHTVSGSVHTVKGSGTDIWGTSDQFHFSSRTLSGNGTLVARVSSLGATDPWAKAGLMFRESTAGNSRNVMVNLTASNGVLLQKRINPGESSSNTIVSGKSAPQWLKLTRSGNTFTGYWSADGSTWTQIGSPVTFGTFANSALVGLAVTSHNASSVTTATFDNVSIP; this is encoded by the coding sequence GTGTCGCCGACTGTGGCGGCTCGGACCGAATTCCGCGACATCGGGGGCCCCGTCGGGGCCGGTGCGATGTCGCGTCCCAACCCGGAGGTGCAGATGAATTCCTTGCAGAGACGCACGAGAGCGGCCAGAGCCGCGATGGGAGGATTGCTCCTGGCCGCGACGGGATCCGTCGCGATGGCCCAGGACTTCCAGATGGATTTCGGTCGCCACAAACGGATGGTGAAAGGTGGACAGAAAGCGGGAATTTCCCAGGCATCCCATGGGCGCTATTGGTTGGTCGCCAGGACCGGCGAGGGTGTTCGGATTTCGGAAATGGCGGATTCCGCCGGGTTGAAGGTGATCGGAGCGCATCGAGACCGGGAAATGACGGTCTATCAGGTGGAATTGTCGGGTGCTCCCGCGTCGGCGTTGGCCAAGCTCCGCAAATTCCCGGAGTTCTTCGCCTTCGAGCCGATGTTCGAAACCGAAAAATGGAACGGCGAACTCCAGGCCGATCACCAGGAGAGGAAGGGACGCCGAAATCGCGGCGATGCCCGTCAGCCGATCGATCCGATGCGCGACACCGTCAGAGTTGTGGTCTCGCATTCCCTGCCCGCGGACGCGGACGTGATGGCCTGGGCCGCCAGCAAGGGCTTGTTCGAATGCTCGATGGGCGGGAAACTTGCACTGGAATGCTCTCTGCCTTGGGACCGAATCGAGGCGCTGGCCGCCGATCCGATGGTGCGCCGCATCCACCGCAAGCACAAGGGGGGTCCGCTCAACGATATCGGTCGCGCATCGATGAACATGGCGCCACTCCAGTTCGGATCCTCCTCGGCGGGATTTTTGGATACCCTCACACCATTCACCTCCTCGTGGAATCTGGGGGCAAGGCACACGGGGCAAGGGGTCGTTGTGGGCGTGTTCGACGGGGGCGTCCGGGACCTTCATCCCGACCTCCGGATTTCCCCAGCGATCGATCGGAGAGCCCCTCTCGCCGATCCGTTCGTCACGACCTATGCGAGTCCGGATCACGGGACACATGTCGCGGGCACCATTCTGGGCAATGGCCAAATGAGTCAACTCGATGGCGGTCGCCCCTACCAATGGCGTGGTGTTGCCCCACTTGCCCAACTGTATTCCTTCCGGCCCGACGCCACACCCCGCCAGGTGGACGTTGGGAATTTTTCCTGGGTGGTCATGGGCACCACCGGTGAGTACACCCCGGAAGGAGGCCGATTCGACAATCTGATGGCCAACCACGCACTGGGTGCCCGCCCGATCTACGCCTTCGCGGCGGGGAACAACGGGGAAGCGCCTCAATCTTCCTTGGGCTACGGCTGGGAACGTGGATATTTCTCCATCCTCACGCATCCCAAGAACGGGATCAAGGTGGGAGCCTACGATGGTAGGACCGGCCAGTTGGCCTCCTTTTCCAGTCTCGGACCTACCCGCGATGGAAGGATCGGACCCGATGTTGTGGCCCACGGAGTCAATGTCTACTCGACCAGCATCATTTCCGCTCCGGTCATTGGCGATCCCGGAGTTCCCAATGGGTTCGCGGCTCCCTCGGGAATCGTGAAGACTCCTCTCCCCGATGGAGATACCGCGATCTACAAGTTCATGTCGGGTACATCGATGGCCACGCCCCACGTCACGGGATTGCTGGCGCTGATGGTTGAACAATGGGGGCGCGTCCACGGGAAGGGCCATGCCGACCACATGTGGAATTCCACCGCCAGGGCGATCCTGATCCATACCGCTCGGGACATGGTTCGACAGAATCCGGTATCCGGTGCGAACAATCCGGACTTCCATGCCACCGCCATCGACAAGTCCGTGCCGCTCTCCACCGTCTACGGAATCGGTCCCGATTGGGCCACCGGTTACGGAAGCGTCGATGCGGCCCGGGCGATCGAATTCACCGGCTCCAACCGGGTGCTCGAGCAGGTGGCTACACAGGGTACCAACCGCACGTTCCAAGTGGTCATTCCCGCCGGAACCGCCAAATTCCGTGCAACCCTGGCATGGGATGATCCGGGCTCGGAAACGTATTCCGGAATCTGGCAGAAGGCGTTGCTCAACGATCTGGACCTGTTCCTCACCTCGCCCAGCGGTGCGGTGTTCCGGCCTTGGGTGTTGGATGCATCGATTCTCAACGACAGTCTCCCCAGCAGCTCCACGGATGGCGGAATCGACAGCAAGGTCACCTTGGAGAAGGTGCAGAACAATCCCGCCCGAGCGGGCATCGACAGCCTGAACAACGTGGAGGTGGTGGATCTGACCTCTCCCGAGGCGGGAACCTGGACGATCACCGTCCGTCCGCGCTCCCTGGTGATGGACCAGAACCCTTCCCTGGCTGGAACCAACCAGGATTTCTCGCTGGTGACCGACATCGCCACGGGAGCTCCGGCTGGATTCATCGATCTCGACATCGGGATCACCGGCGGCAGTCGCGTCCAGACAGGAAACGTCCACACCATCCGCTCGGCCGGCAACGACATCTGGAATTTGACCGACCAGTTCCACTTCGCCTACCAGACGCTTTCCGGCGACGGCAGCTTCACCGCCAAGGTCACGTCCCTCTCGCTGGTCTCAGGTTCGCTGGATCCGTGGGCAAAGGCGGGCGTGATGATCCGTGAGAAGCTCAACGGCGGTTCTCGCCACGCGATGATGGAGGTCACCGCCGCCAACGGCGCCCTGTTCCAGTACCGCCAGACGGAAAACGGCGGATGCGGAAACACCATCCAGTCGGGCCTCAAGGCCCCCTACTGGGTGCGCATCGTCCGTGTCAAGGACACCCTGACGGGCTTTCTGAGCCCCGACGGCAGCACCTGGTCCCAGATCGCGGGTTCGCGCGTGGTGCTTCCGGGCCTGCCCACCCAGCTGTTCGCGGGGATGGCCGTGACCGCCCACACCAACAACGGATCCGTGGTGCAGGGGACCTTCGACCTCACCCCGCCGCCGGTGGTCCTGCCTCCCGCTCCGACCAACCTCGTCGCCGTCGCGGGCTCCGGACAGATCTCGCTTTCCTGGAGCGCGGTTGCCGGCGCGACTTCCTACCTGGTGCGCCGCTGGGGCAGCGATCCGATCCAGAAAATCACGGTGTACAACGGTTCCTCTCCCTCCTTCGTGAACACCGGTCTCACAAACGGGGTGCTCTACAACTACGACGTGGCCACCACCAACGCCAACGGCACCGGGACTCCCTCGGTTCCCGTGTCGGCGGTCGTCGGCGTCCAGCTGCCCGGCACCCCCACGGGACTGGCCGCGGTGGCGGGCAACGGTCAGGTGTCGCTCTCGTGGAATGCGGTTTCCGGCGCGACGGCCTACACGCTGCATCGCTGGACCACCGATTCCAACGTGCGCGTGCCGGTGTACACCGGATCCACCCCGTCGTTTTCCAACACGGGCCTGACCAACGGGACCACCTATCGCTACCAGGTGATGGCCAGCAACACCACCGGGGGCAACGCGCTCTCGGCGGCTGTGGCGGCCACTCCGGCGGCCTCGCAGGCCTGGACGGAAACCGACATCGCCACCTGGGGAGGTTCGCACACGGTTTCCGGATCGGTCCACACCGTGAAGGGAAGCGGCACGGACATCTGGGGCACCAGCGACCAGTTCCACTTCAGTTCCAGGACACTTTCCGGCAACGGAACCCTGGTGGCGCGGGTCTCCTCCCTGGGGGCCACCGATCCCTGGGCCAAGGCGGGGTTGATGTTCCGGGAGAGCACCGCGGGGAACAGCCGCAACGTGATGGTGAACCTCACTGCCTCCAACGGCGTGCTCCTGCAGAAGCGGATCAATCCCGGTGAATCCAGCTCCAATACCATCGTGTCGGGCAAGTCGGCACCCCAGTGGCTGAAGCTCACCCGGTCGGGCAACACCTTCACCGGGTATTGGTCGGCCGACGGCTCCACATGGACCCAGATCGGATCGCCCGTCACCTTCGGGACCTTCGCGAATTCCGCCCTGGTGGGCTTGGCCGTCACGAGCCACAACGCGTCCAGCGTGACCACCGCCACCTTCGACAACGTCTCCATCCCCTAG
- a CDS encoding isoprenylcysteine carboxylmethyltransferase family protein — translation MMQKYLLFIYFFQVLSGFVWPSIKVWKRTGINPYVLARDDGAGGVVALWFRIVLFLAGGLCVLPWTFPGHMSEFGIGSGWIWSRAIGLGVLVASLALMLSAQWQMGDSWRIGLDHRHATALRTDGVFAFSRNPVFLSMRLQLLGLAIVLPGVASILLWALGEICMQVQVRLEESFLQGRHGDQYEAYRSKVRRWL, via the coding sequence ATGATGCAGAAATATTTGCTGTTCATCTATTTTTTCCAGGTTCTTTCTGGATTCGTCTGGCCCAGCATCAAGGTCTGGAAGCGGACCGGTATCAATCCTTACGTCCTCGCCAGAGACGATGGAGCTGGAGGTGTCGTCGCCCTCTGGTTCCGGATCGTCCTTTTCCTTGCGGGGGGATTGTGCGTACTGCCGTGGACTTTCCCCGGTCATATGTCGGAATTCGGGATCGGTTCCGGATGGATCTGGTCGCGTGCGATTGGTCTTGGGGTGCTGGTGGCGTCTCTTGCGCTGATGCTGTCCGCTCAATGGCAGATGGGGGACTCCTGGCGGATCGGGTTGGATCATCGTCATGCCACCGCCCTGCGGACAGACGGGGTGTTCGCCTTCTCCCGAAATCCGGTGTTCCTCTCGATGCGACTGCAGCTGCTTGGGCTCGCAATCGTCCTACCGGGAGTGGCAAGCATACTACTGTGGGCCTTGGGGGAGATTTGCATGCAGGTGCAGGTGAGGCTTGAAGAATCATTTCTCCAGGGACGGCATGGCGACCAATACGAAGCCTATCGCTCGAAAGTGCGTAGATGGCTGTGA